Part of the Gammaproteobacteria bacterium genome is shown below.
CAATTCGCGGCATTATTATTCGCCGATGAAGGTGCGATTGCGGCCTTGGCTTTTAGCGACATACAGCGCTTTGTCGAGTTTGTTGATAAAAATATCGGGTGAATCAGTCGTGCGCGGCATTATCGTCGCAACACCAATGCTGACCGTAATACGCGCGGTGTCGGGATTGCCATCATGTTCGATATTAATTTCTTTGATAGTGGAATGAATACGTTCGGCTAATGCGTTCGCGCCGCTAATATCTGTTGTTGGTAATAACACAATAAATTCTTCACCACCAAAGCGCGCAATAAAATCACGTGGCCGCCAAATAACCTGATGAATACTTTGAGCAATGTCGCGTAATACGTCATCACCTTTTAAATGGCCGTAGGTGTCGTTGTAGGCTTTAAAATAATCAACGTCGATCATGAGCCCCGCAAGAATAGTATTTTCGCGACGATGATCGGCCCAAATTTCTTCGAAACGTTTGTTGAAGTAACGACGGTTATAGACCTCAGTTAATTCATCGGTGGTAGAAATTTGATGTAATTCTTGATTTTCGGAAGACAAATCTTTGTTAGTGCTGCGCAACTGTTCAGCGAGTGCGTCAGATTGAAAACGATAATACAAACTATCAATGAGAATGCGATTAAAGCGCCGCGCATGAAAGGTCATTGTCATCACGTACACCAACGCGACGATGCCGATCATTTGTACTTCTACCGACGGATCCATAAAGCTATAAATAATAACAGGCGCTAACGGTATCAGAATGTAAGTCACGTAATACGAAATGTGCAGTGCTAATACGGTTAAAGCGCCCGCTGTTAGACCGGCAGTCACGAATAGAAAAATAGTTTTATGCACGACTTCAAAATGCGGATAAGCAAATACGCTGACCACACCAATCAACAAGGTGGTTGATAAGGCGCCCGACATAAATAAGCGATTCCACGAAACCGTAAGCTTGGGGTTATCCTGTGCGGAGCGGCGATAACGTAAATAAATTGAAGTGCGGATAAGCAATAAAATAATAACTAGACCCATCCAGATCTTAGCTTCGGTTGCGCCAATATTTGCCCAGATTAACGCATCAATAATGACTAAGTTCACCAGCAGCATTAGCGCTGTGCGGGTGAAATAAGCGTAAGCAAATTCAGTTTGCGCGCGTCTGACTAATCTGTCGACGGTTGCTTTATCGAGCCCTTGCCGCGCCATTAGCGTTACCAAGTGTTAAAGACAGCCAATATTTAAGCATAGATTGTTCTAAAAAGCCTTCATTCTCATTTGGCTAAATTCGATATATGTGCGCTTGTGAACACAATGACAGATAAGTCGGGGATGATTACAGTTAAATAAGATTTTTATAAGCAGGAACGGCAGATAAAATGAAATGTATAACAACACGCCGCGAGGCAAGTAGCTAAGAATGCTTTATATAACGCGAGAGGCCGGCGGGATAAGTGGGTTCTGTTGATAGCGCATGAGCCATAACAATAACAACACGGCCGGCAAACCTAATAAGGTTGCGTAACTGAAAAAGTTCACATAACCAAAAGCATCCACTAAGCGTCCGGAAAAACCGCTGAGTATTTTGCCTGGCAAGGTCATTAACGAACTAAATAATGCGTATTGCGTCGTGGTGTACGCGGAGCTTGTTAAGCTCGATAAATAAGCTACAAATAATGACGTAGCAAAACCGCCGGTAAAATTATCCAGAGTAATGACACCCGTTAATAACCAAATATTCGCACCTTGCGTAGACAGGTATGCAAAACCTAAATTAGTCAGTGCGACAAAGACCGCGCCGATTAATAACAAGCGGCGTAACTCACCCATGGCAACTAATAAACC
Proteins encoded:
- a CDS encoding diguanylate cyclase; protein product: MARQGLDKATVDRLVRRAQTEFAYAYFTRTALMLLVNLVIIDALIWANIGATEAKIWMGLVIILLLIRTSIYLRYRRSAQDNPKLTVSWNRLFMSGALSTTLLIGVVSVFAYPHFEVVHKTIFLFVTAGLTAGALTVLALHISYYVTYILIPLAPVIIYSFMDPSVEVQMIGIVALVYVMTMTFHARRFNRILIDSLYYRFQSDALAEQLRSTNKDLSSENQELHQISTTDELTEVYNRRYFNKRFEEIWADHRRENTILAGLMIDVDYFKAYNDTYGHLKGDDVLRDIAQSIHQVIWRPRDFIARFGGEEFIVLLPTTDISGANALAERIHSTIKEINIEHDGNPDTARITVSIGVATIMPRTTDSPDIFINKLDKALYVAKSQGRNRTFIGE